A single window of Maylandia zebra isolate NMK-2024a linkage group LG2, Mzebra_GT3a, whole genome shotgun sequence DNA harbors:
- the LOC112432838 gene encoding uncharacterized protein LOC112432838 → MSSTQKDQHGARSQRSQEADKPHRRKGEKKHTCDECGKGFTLKASLKQHQVIHTGERPFSCDECGKSFSFKRSLKRHQLIHSGVKAYSCDQCGRAFTQSSSLQNHLVTHSGIKPYTCDQCGKAFTQSSHLQRHLVTHSGIKPYSCDECGKGFTVRAKLKQHQVIHTGESPFSCDLCGKSFSSKGSLKTHQLIHSGVKAYSCDQCGRAFTRSSHLQSHLVTHSGIKAYSCDICGKTFSQRGSRNTHLRIHTRHDVYCCEQCGKYFTTDAQLQQHMFTHTEERPYRCDLCEKTFKAPHHLRRHQQIHTRKRLYKCIYCERSFSQSGHRNSHERVHMEGNYSCDQCDKSFRNLSSYSAHKRSHVTNKLFHCYQCAQTFTSLSALCKHQCDHSGLKSLPSLDHSESEDTERSSGFCVRLKKLEIRLHRVQIESFKLVLN, encoded by the exons atgagctcaacacagaag gaccaacatggagccagaagtcagcgctctcaggaggccgacaaacctcacagaagaaagggagagaaaaaacacacctgtgacgagtgtgggaagggttttactctgaaggcttcactaaaacagcatcaggtcatccacactggagagagaccgttcagctgtgacgagtgtggaaagtctttttccttcaagcgttccctaaaaagacaccaactcatccacagtggagttaaagcgtacagctgtgatcagtgtggcagagcttttactcaaagtagcagcttacagaatcatctagttacccactctggaattaagccatacacctgtgatcagtgtgggaaggcttttactcaaagtagccacttacagaggcatctagttacccactctggaattaagccatacagctgtgacgagtgtgggaagggttttactgtgagggctaaactaaaacagcatcaggtcatccacactggagagagtccgttcagctgtgacttgtgtggaaagtctttttcctcaaagggttccctaaaaacacaccaactcatccacagtggagttaaagcgtacagctgtgatcagtgtggcagagcttttactcgcagtagccacttacagagtcatctagttacccactctggaattaaggcgtacagctgtgacatctgtggaaaaactttcagccagagagggagccgaaatacacacctacgcattcacaccagacatgatgtgtactgctgtgaacagtgtggcaaatactttacaacagacgcacagttacaacaacacatgtttacccacactgaggagagaccttatcgatgtgacctgtgtgagaagacttttaaagctccacatcacctgagacgacaccaacagatccacaccagaaagagactctacaagtgcatctactgtgagagaagcttctcacagtcaggtcATCGTAACAGTCATGAACGTgtacacatggaaggaaactacagctgtgaccagtgtgacaagagcttcaggaatctcagttcatactctgcacacaaacgatcccacgttactaataaactgtttcactgttaccaatgtgcccaaacattcacctcattgtctgctctgtgcaaacatcagtgcgatcactcagggctgaaatcactcccatcactggatcacagtgaatctgaagacacagaaagatcctctggtttctgtgtcagactcaaaaagcttgagatcaggctccacagagttcagatagaatcatttaaacttgtgttgaactga